The following coding sequences lie in one Desmodus rotundus isolate HL8 chromosome 1, HLdesRot8A.1, whole genome shotgun sequence genomic window:
- the TNRC6A gene encoding trinucleotide repeat-containing gene 6A protein isoform X1, with protein sequence MRELEAKATKDVERNLSRDLVQEEEQLMEEKKKKKDDKKKKEAAQKKATEQKIKVPEQIKPSVSQPQPANSNNGTSTATSTNNNAKRATANSQQQPQPPQQQPQQPQLQQPQPQPPQALPRYPREVPPRFRHQEHKQLLKRGQHFPVIAANLGSAVKVLSSQSESSALTNQQPQNNGEVQNSKNQSDTNHNNTCGSHYENSHRGPVSSRSDSSTNCQDAVVNDSPEKEAWPLVPGSNPELASECMDADSASISESERNITIMASGSTGGEKDGLRNSIGLGSQNKFVVGGGSSNSVGRGSSTGPWGFSHGVVTSTCQVSVDAPENKSESSNNRVSAWGTVSSSSNGGVNPSTLTSVSNHGAWPVLENSGLALKGPVGSGSSSINVQCSTIGQMSNNQSINSKVGGSSTHGTWGSLQETCESEVSGTQKISFSGQPQNITTEITGPNNTTNFMTSSLPNSGSVQNNELPSNTGAWRVSTMNHPQIQAPSVMNGTSLSHLSNGESKSAGSYGTTWGAYGSNYSGDKCSSPNGQANGDTVNATLMQPGINGPVGTNFQVNTNKGGGVWESGATNSQSLSWGSGNGANSGGSRRGWGTPAQNTGTNVPSVEWSKLPGNQHSSDSANGNGKKFTNGWNSTEEEDQGSATSQTNEQNSVWAKTGGTVDSEGSTESTGRLEEKVTGETQSRDRRKIDQHTLLQSIVNRTDLDPRVLSNSGWGQTPIKQNTAWDTEMSPRGERKTDNGTEAWGSSATQTFNSGACIDKTSPNSNDTSSASGWGDPKPALRWGDSKGSNCQGGWEDDSAATGMVKSNQWGNCKEEKSTWNDSQKNKQGWGDGQKPNQGWSVSASDNWGDTSRSDHWGEANKKSSSGGSDSDRSVSGWNELGKTSSFTWGNNINPNNSSGWDESSKPNSSQGWGDPPKVSQSLGWGDLAKPVSSPDWNKQPDIVGSWGVPSAPGKPSGTGWLGGPIPAPTKEEEPTGWEEPSPESIRRKMEIDDGTSAWGDPSKYNYKNVNMWNKNVPSGGSRSDQQAQVHQLLPSASAISTPETGGSSGWGEPWGEPSTPATTVDNGTSAWGKPIDSGPSWGEPIAVASNTSTWGSSSVGPQALSKSGPKSMQDGWCGEDMPLPGNRPTGWEEEEDVEIGMWNSNSSQELNSSLNWPPYTKKMSSKGLSGKKRRRERGMMKGGNKQEEAWINPFVKQFSNISFSRDSPEENVQSNKMDLPGGMLQDKRMDIDKHSLNIGDYNRTVGKGPGSRPQISKESSMERSPYFDKNGNPSMFGVGNTAAQPRGLQQPPAQPLSSSQPNLRAQVPPPLLSPQVPVSLLKYAPNNGGLNPLFGPQQVAVLNQLSQLNQLSQISQLQRLLAQQQRTQSQRSVPSGNRQQQDQQGRPLSVQQQMMQQSRQLDPNLLVKQQTPPSQQQSLHQPAMKSFLENVMPHPTPELQKGPSPINSFSNFPIGLNSNLNVNMDMNSIKEPQSRLRKWTTVDSISVNTSLDQNSSKHGAISSGFRLEESPFVPYDFMNSSTSPASPPGSVGDGWPRAKSPNGSSSVNWPPEFRPGEPWKGYPNIDPETDPYVTPGSVINNLSINTVREVDHLRDRNSGSSSSLNTTLPSTSAWSSIRASNYNVPLSSTAQSTSARNSDSKLTWSPGSVTNTSLAHELWKVPLPPKNITAPSRPPPGLTGQKPPLSTWDNSPLRVGGGWGNSDARYTPGSSWGESSSGRITNWLVLKNLTPQIDGSTLRTLCMQHGPLITFHLNLPHGNALVRYSSKEEVVKAQKSLHMCVLGNTTILAEFASEEEISRFFAQSQSLTPSPGWQSLGSSQSRLGSLDCSHSFSSRTDLNHWNGAGLAGTNCGDLHGTSLWGTPHYSTSLWGPPSSSDPRGMSSPSPINAFLSVDHLGGAGESM encoded by the exons aTACAAACCATAATAACACTTGTGGATCTCATTATGAAAATTCCCATCGGGGACCTGTGTCTTCTAGGAGTGACTCTAGCACAAACTGTCAGGATGCTGTTGTAAACGACTCCCCTGAAAAAGAAGCATGGCCCTTGGTCCCTGGCAGTAATCCAGAGTTGGCTTCAGAATGTATGGATGCTGATTCCGCCTCCATTTctgaatcagaaagaaacatCACTATCATGGCTTCAGGGAGCACAGGTGGTGAAAAAGATGGTCTTCGCAACAGTATTGGACTTGGCTCCCAAAACAAATTTGTGgttggtggtggcagcagcaatAGCGTGGGCCGTGGAAGCAGTACTGGGCCCTGGGGCTTCTCCCATGGAGTTGTAACAAGCACATGTCAGGTCTCTGTGGATGCTCCTGAAAACAAGTCAGAAAGTAGCAACAATAGAGTCAGTGCTTGGGGCACTGTAAGCTCTTCATCAAATGGAGGGGTAAATCCAAGCACTTTGACTTCAGTTAGCAACCATGGTGCCTGGCCAGTATTAGAGAACAGTGGACTTGCCCTAAAAGGGCCTGTAGGGAGTGGTAGCTCTAGCATCAATGTTCAGTGCAGTACCATAGGCCAGATGTCTAACAATCAGAGTATTAACTCTAAAGTGGGTGGCTCTTCTACCCATGGTACCTGGGGAAGCCTTCAGGAAACTTGTGAATCTGAAGTAAGTGGTACACAGAAGATTTCATTCAGTGGTCAGCCTCAGAATATCACCACTGAAATAACTGGACCAAATAACACTACTAACTTTATGACCTCTAGTTTACCAAACTCTGGTTCAGTACAGAATAATGAACTGCCTAGTAACACGGGGGCCTGGCGTGTGAGCACAATGAATCATCCTCAGATACAGGCCCCATCGGTTATGAATGGCACTTCCCTTTCTCACCTTAGCAATGGAGAGTCAAAAAGTGCAGGCTCTTATGGTACTACATGGGGTGCCTATGGTTCTAACTACTCTGGAGACAAATGTTCAAGTCCTAACGGCCAAGCTAATGGTGACACTGTGAATGCAACTCTAATGCAGCCTGGCATAAATGGGCCTGTGGGCACTAACTTTCAAGTTAACACAAATAAAGGAGGAGGCGTATGGGAGTCTGGGGCCACAAATTCCCAGAGTCTATCCTGGGGAAGTGGAAATGGTGCAAACTCTGGAGGGAGTCGAAGAGGCTGGGGAACTCCTGCACAAAACACTGGCACTAATGTACCCAGCGTGGAGTGGAGCAAACTGCCTGGCAATCAGCATTCCAGTGACAGTGCAAATGGCAATGGTAAGAAGTTTACAAATGGATGGAATTCTACTGAGGAAGAGGATCAGGGTTCTGCCACATCTcagacaaatgagcaaaacagtgTGTGGGCCAAAACAGGAGGTACAGTGGACAGTGAAGGTAGTACCGAAAGCACTGGACGCCTCGAGGAAAAAGTCACTGGGGAGACTCAGAGTAGAGATAGAAGAAAAATTGATCAGCACACATTACTCCAAAGCATTGTTAACAGAACTGACTTAGATCCACGTGTCCTGTCCAATTCTGGTTGGGGACAGACTCCTATTAAGCAGAATACTGCCTGGGATACCGAGATGTCAcctagaggggaaagaaagactgACAATGGGACAGAGGCCTGGGGGAGCTCTGCAACACAGACTTTTAACTCAGGGGCATGTATAGACAAGACTAGCCCTAACAGTAATGATACCTCATCTGCATCGGGGTGGGGAGATCCCAAACCTGCTCTGAGGTGGGGAGATTCCAAAGGCTCAAACTgccaggggggatgggaagaTGATTCTGCTGCTACAGGAATGGTCAAGAGCAATCAGTGGGGGAATTGCAAAGAAGAAAAGTCCACATGGAATGATTCGCAAAAGAACAAACAAGGCTGGGGTGATGGACAAAAACCAAACCAAGGGTGGTCCGTTTCTGCCAGTGATAACTGGGGAGATACGTCAAGGAGTGACCATTGGGGTGAGGCTAACAAGAAGTCTAGCTCAGGAGGTAGTGACAGTGACAGGTCTGTTTCTGGGTGGAATGAACTTGGGAAAACTAGTTCTTTTACTTGGGGAAATAATATAAATCCAAATAATTCATCAGGATGGGATGAATCTTCTAAACCTAACTCTTCCCAGGGATGGGGAGATCCTCCGAAGGTTAGTCAGTCGCTGGGTTGGGGAGATTTGGCAAAGCCAGTTAGCTCTCCAGACTGGAACAAGCAACCAGACATTGTTGGGTCTTGGGGAGTCCCTTCAGCTCCAGGCAAACCCTCTGGTACAGGCTGGCTGGGGGGACCTATTCCAGCCCCAACAAAAGAAGAAGAACCCACAGGCTGGGAGGAACCATCCCCAGAGTCCATACGACGCAAAATGGAAATTGATGATGGAACCTCAGCTTGGGGAGATCCCAGCAAATACAACTACAAGAATGTGAACATGTGGAACAAAAATGTCCCAAGTGGTGGCAGCCGCTCAGACCAGCAAGCACAGGTGCACCAGCTGCTGCCATCTGCAAGTGCCATCTCAACCCCAGAGACAGGCGGTAGCTCTG GCTGGGGTGAGCCCTGGGGGGAGCCTTCTACTCCAGCCACAACTGTGGATAATGGTACTTCAGCATGGGGTAAACCCATAGACAGTGGTCCCAGCTGGGGGGAACCCATTGCTGTGGCATCCAACACATCCACGTGGGGCTCCAGCTCTGTTGGTCCACAAGCGTTAAGCAAATCTG GGCCAAAATCTATGCAAGATGGCTGGTGTGGTGAAGATATGCCATTGCCTGGAAATCGCCCCACTggctgggaagaggaagaggatgtggagaTTGGAATGTGGAATAGTAATTCTTCTCAAGAGCTTAACTCATCTTTAAATTGGCCACCATATACAAAGAAAATGTCATCGAAG GGTCTGAGTggcaaaaaaaggagaagggaaagg ggaATGATGAAGGgtggaaacaaacaagaagaagcATGGATAAATCCATTTGTTAAACAGTTTTCAAATATCAGTTTTTCG AGAGACTCACCAGAAGAAAATGTGCAGAGCAATAAGATGGACCTTCCTGGAG GAATGTTACAAGACAAACGAATGGACATAGATAAACATAGCCTAAATATTGGTGATTACAATCGAACGGTCGGGAAAGGCCCTGGTTCTCGGCCTCAGATTTCCAAAGAGTCTTCCATGGAGCGCAGTCCTTATTTTGATAAg AATGGCAATCCCAGTATGTTTGGTGTTGGAAACACAGCAGCACAACCCCGGGGCCTGCAGCAGCCTCCAGCACAGCCTCTCAGTTCATCGCAGCCTAATCTCCGTGCTCAAGTGcctcctccattactctcccctcaG GTTCCAGTTTCGTTGCTGAAGTATGCACCAAACAACGGTGGCCTGAATCCGCTCTTTGGCCCTCAACAGGTAGCCGTGCTGAACCAGCTATCCCAACTAAACCAGCTTTCTCAGATCTCCCAGTTACAG CGGTTGTTAGCACAGCAGCAAAGGACGCAGAGTCAGAGAAGCGTGCCTTCTGGGAACCGGCAGCAGCAAGACCAGCAG gGTCGGCCTCTTAGTGTACAGCAGCAGATGATGCAACAGTCTCGTCAACTTGATCCAAACCTGTTGGTGAAGCAGCAGACACCGCCATCTCAACAACAGTCACTCCATCAGCCAGCCATGAAATCTTTCCTTGAAAATGTCATGCCCCACCCTACACCTGAGCTGCAAAAAGGGCCATCACCAATAAATTCTTTCAGCAACTTTCCTATAG gcttGAACTCAAACTTGAATGTAAATATGGATATGAACAGTATTAAAGAGCCACAGTCAAGACTAAGGAAGTGGACTACAGTGGACAGCATTTCTGTGAATACATCTTTGGATCAAAACTCCAGCAAACATG GTGCTATTTCAAGTGGTTTTAGGCTGGAAGAGTCTCCATTTGTTCCCTATGACTTCATGAACAGCAGTACTTCACCAGCCAGTCCTCCAGGTTCAGTGGGAGATGGCTGGCCACGTGCCAAATCGCCCAATGGCTCTAGCAGTGTTAATTGGCCACCAG AATTTCGCCCTGGTGAACCATGGAAAGGTTATCCAAACATTGACCCTGAAACTGACCCTTACGTCACTCCTGGCAGTGTCATAAACAATCTTTCAATTAATACTGTGCGGGAAGTTGACCACCTCAGGGACAGGAACAGTG GGTCATCCTCATCCTTGAACACCACGCTGCCTTCAACTAGTGCCTGGTCATCCATTCGTGCCTCCAACTACAACGTTCCCCTCAGCAGTACAGCACAAAGCACTTCAG CCAGAAATAGTGATTCCAAATTGACGTGGTCTCCGGGTTCAGTCACAAACACCTCTCTGGCCCATGAGCTGTGGAAGGTCCCTTTGCCACCTAAAAACATCACTGCTCCGTCCCGCCCACCCCCGGGGCTCACTGGTCAGAAGCCACCCTTGTCTACGTGGGATAATTCTCCCCTTCGTGTAGGTGGAGGATGGGGAAATTCTGATGCCAGGTATACCCCAG gGTCCAGCTGGGGTGAGAGCAGCTCAGGGAGAATAACAAATTGGCTTGTTCTAAAAAACCTTACACCTCAG ATTGATGGCTCAACTCTGCGCACCCTGTGCATGCAGCATGGCCCACTGATAACATTCCACCTGAACCTCCCACATGGAAATGCTTTGGTCCGTTACAGTTCAAAAGAAGAGGTAGTGAAGGCACAGAAGTCTCTGCACAT GTGTGTATTGGGGAACACTACTATTCTCGCTGAGTTTGCCAGTGAAGAGGAGATCAGTCGTTTCTTTGCACAAAGTCAGTCTCTGACCCCTTCTCCCGGCTGGCAGTCCCTTGGGTCTAGCCAGAGCCGGCTGGGCTCCCTCGACTGTTCCCACTCGTTCTCCAGCCGGACTGATCTCAATCACTGGAATGGTGCTGGGCTGGCGGGAACTAACTGTGGAGACCTTCATGGCACTTCCCTGTGGGGGACCCCACACTATTCCACAAGCCTGTGGGGTCCTCCAAGCAGCAGTGACCCCCGTGGAATGAGCAGCCCATCCCCCAttaatgcttttctttctgttgaccacctgggtggggctggagagtCCATGTGA
- the TNRC6A gene encoding trinucleotide repeat-containing gene 6A protein isoform X4 — MRELEAKATKDVERNLSRDLVQEEEQLMEEKKKKKDDKKKKEAAQKKATEQKIKDTNHNNTCGSHYENSHRGPVSSRSDSSTNCQDAVVNDSPEKEAWPLVPGSNPELASECMDADSASISESERNITIMASGSTGGEKDGLRNSIGLGSQNKFVVGGGSSNSVGRGSSTGPWGFSHGVVTSTCQVSVDAPENKSESSNNRVSAWGTVSSSSNGGVNPSTLTSVSNHGAWPVLENSGLALKGPVGSGSSSINVQCSTIGQMSNNQSINSKVGGSSTHGTWGSLQETCESEVSGTQKISFSGQPQNITTEITGPNNTTNFMTSSLPNSGSVQNNELPSNTGAWRVSTMNHPQIQAPSVMNGTSLSHLSNGESKSAGSYGTTWGAYGSNYSGDKCSSPNGQANGDTVNATLMQPGINGPVGTNFQVNTNKGGGVWESGATNSQSLSWGSGNGANSGGSRRGWGTPAQNTGTNVPSVEWSKLPGNQHSSDSANGNGKKFTNGWNSTEEEDQGSATSQTNEQNSVWAKTGGTVDSEGSTESTGRLEEKVTGETQSRDRRKIDQHTLLQSIVNRTDLDPRVLSNSGWGQTPIKQNTAWDTEMSPRGERKTDNGTEAWGSSATQTFNSGACIDKTSPNSNDTSSASGWGDPKPALRWGDSKGSNCQGGWEDDSAATGMVKSNQWGNCKEEKSTWNDSQKNKQGWGDGQKPNQGWSVSASDNWGDTSRSDHWGEANKKSSSGGSDSDRSVSGWNELGKTSSFTWGNNINPNNSSGWDESSKPNSSQGWGDPPKVSQSLGWGDLAKPVSSPDWNKQPDIVGSWGVPSAPGKPSGTGWLGGPIPAPTKEEEPTGWEEPSPESIRRKMEIDDGTSAWGDPSKYNYKNVNMWNKNVPSGGSRSDQQAQVHQLLPSASAISTPETGGSSGWGEPWGEPSTPATTVDNGTSAWGKPIDSGPSWGEPIAVASNTSTWGSSSVGPQALSKSGPKSMQDGWCGEDMPLPGNRPTGWEEEEDVEIGMWNSNSSQELNSSLNWPPYTKKMSSKGLSGKKRRRERGMMKGGNKQEEAWINPFVKQFSNISFSRDSPEENVQSNKMDLPGGMLQDKRMDIDKHSLNIGDYNRTVGKGPGSRPQISKESSMERSPYFDKNGNPSMFGVGNTAAQPRGLQQPPAQPLSSSQPNLRAQVPPPLLSPQVPVSLLKYAPNNGGLNPLFGPQQVAVLNQLSQLNQLSQISQLQRLLAQQQRTQSQRSVPSGNRQQQDQQGRPLSVQQQMMQQSRQLDPNLLVKQQTPPSQQQSLHQPAMKSFLENVMPHPTPELQKGPSPINSFSNFPIGLNSNLNVNMDMNSIKEPQSRLRKWTTVDSISVNTSLDQNSSKHGAISSGFRLEESPFVPYDFMNSSTSPASPPGSVGDGWPRAKSPNGSSSVNWPPEFRPGEPWKGYPNIDPETDPYVTPGSVINNLSINTVREVDHLRDRNSGSSSSLNTTLPSTSAWSSIRASNYNVPLSSTAQSTSARNSDSKLTWSPGSVTNTSLAHELWKVPLPPKNITAPSRPPPGLTGQKPPLSTWDNSPLRVGGGWGNSDARYTPGSSWGESSSGRITNWLVLKNLTPQIDGSTLRTLCMQHGPLITFHLNLPHGNALVRYSSKEEVVKAQKSLHMCVLGNTTILAEFASEEEISRFFAQSQSLTPSPGWQSLGSSQSRLGSLDCSHSFSSRTDLNHWNGAGLAGTNCGDLHGTSLWGTPHYSTSLWGPPSSSDPRGMSSPSPINAFLSVDHLGGAGESM; from the exons aTACAAACCATAATAACACTTGTGGATCTCATTATGAAAATTCCCATCGGGGACCTGTGTCTTCTAGGAGTGACTCTAGCACAAACTGTCAGGATGCTGTTGTAAACGACTCCCCTGAAAAAGAAGCATGGCCCTTGGTCCCTGGCAGTAATCCAGAGTTGGCTTCAGAATGTATGGATGCTGATTCCGCCTCCATTTctgaatcagaaagaaacatCACTATCATGGCTTCAGGGAGCACAGGTGGTGAAAAAGATGGTCTTCGCAACAGTATTGGACTTGGCTCCCAAAACAAATTTGTGgttggtggtggcagcagcaatAGCGTGGGCCGTGGAAGCAGTACTGGGCCCTGGGGCTTCTCCCATGGAGTTGTAACAAGCACATGTCAGGTCTCTGTGGATGCTCCTGAAAACAAGTCAGAAAGTAGCAACAATAGAGTCAGTGCTTGGGGCACTGTAAGCTCTTCATCAAATGGAGGGGTAAATCCAAGCACTTTGACTTCAGTTAGCAACCATGGTGCCTGGCCAGTATTAGAGAACAGTGGACTTGCCCTAAAAGGGCCTGTAGGGAGTGGTAGCTCTAGCATCAATGTTCAGTGCAGTACCATAGGCCAGATGTCTAACAATCAGAGTATTAACTCTAAAGTGGGTGGCTCTTCTACCCATGGTACCTGGGGAAGCCTTCAGGAAACTTGTGAATCTGAAGTAAGTGGTACACAGAAGATTTCATTCAGTGGTCAGCCTCAGAATATCACCACTGAAATAACTGGACCAAATAACACTACTAACTTTATGACCTCTAGTTTACCAAACTCTGGTTCAGTACAGAATAATGAACTGCCTAGTAACACGGGGGCCTGGCGTGTGAGCACAATGAATCATCCTCAGATACAGGCCCCATCGGTTATGAATGGCACTTCCCTTTCTCACCTTAGCAATGGAGAGTCAAAAAGTGCAGGCTCTTATGGTACTACATGGGGTGCCTATGGTTCTAACTACTCTGGAGACAAATGTTCAAGTCCTAACGGCCAAGCTAATGGTGACACTGTGAATGCAACTCTAATGCAGCCTGGCATAAATGGGCCTGTGGGCACTAACTTTCAAGTTAACACAAATAAAGGAGGAGGCGTATGGGAGTCTGGGGCCACAAATTCCCAGAGTCTATCCTGGGGAAGTGGAAATGGTGCAAACTCTGGAGGGAGTCGAAGAGGCTGGGGAACTCCTGCACAAAACACTGGCACTAATGTACCCAGCGTGGAGTGGAGCAAACTGCCTGGCAATCAGCATTCCAGTGACAGTGCAAATGGCAATGGTAAGAAGTTTACAAATGGATGGAATTCTACTGAGGAAGAGGATCAGGGTTCTGCCACATCTcagacaaatgagcaaaacagtgTGTGGGCCAAAACAGGAGGTACAGTGGACAGTGAAGGTAGTACCGAAAGCACTGGACGCCTCGAGGAAAAAGTCACTGGGGAGACTCAGAGTAGAGATAGAAGAAAAATTGATCAGCACACATTACTCCAAAGCATTGTTAACAGAACTGACTTAGATCCACGTGTCCTGTCCAATTCTGGTTGGGGACAGACTCCTATTAAGCAGAATACTGCCTGGGATACCGAGATGTCAcctagaggggaaagaaagactgACAATGGGACAGAGGCCTGGGGGAGCTCTGCAACACAGACTTTTAACTCAGGGGCATGTATAGACAAGACTAGCCCTAACAGTAATGATACCTCATCTGCATCGGGGTGGGGAGATCCCAAACCTGCTCTGAGGTGGGGAGATTCCAAAGGCTCAAACTgccaggggggatgggaagaTGATTCTGCTGCTACAGGAATGGTCAAGAGCAATCAGTGGGGGAATTGCAAAGAAGAAAAGTCCACATGGAATGATTCGCAAAAGAACAAACAAGGCTGGGGTGATGGACAAAAACCAAACCAAGGGTGGTCCGTTTCTGCCAGTGATAACTGGGGAGATACGTCAAGGAGTGACCATTGGGGTGAGGCTAACAAGAAGTCTAGCTCAGGAGGTAGTGACAGTGACAGGTCTGTTTCTGGGTGGAATGAACTTGGGAAAACTAGTTCTTTTACTTGGGGAAATAATATAAATCCAAATAATTCATCAGGATGGGATGAATCTTCTAAACCTAACTCTTCCCAGGGATGGGGAGATCCTCCGAAGGTTAGTCAGTCGCTGGGTTGGGGAGATTTGGCAAAGCCAGTTAGCTCTCCAGACTGGAACAAGCAACCAGACATTGTTGGGTCTTGGGGAGTCCCTTCAGCTCCAGGCAAACCCTCTGGTACAGGCTGGCTGGGGGGACCTATTCCAGCCCCAACAAAAGAAGAAGAACCCACAGGCTGGGAGGAACCATCCCCAGAGTCCATACGACGCAAAATGGAAATTGATGATGGAACCTCAGCTTGGGGAGATCCCAGCAAATACAACTACAAGAATGTGAACATGTGGAACAAAAATGTCCCAAGTGGTGGCAGCCGCTCAGACCAGCAAGCACAGGTGCACCAGCTGCTGCCATCTGCAAGTGCCATCTCAACCCCAGAGACAGGCGGTAGCTCTG GCTGGGGTGAGCCCTGGGGGGAGCCTTCTACTCCAGCCACAACTGTGGATAATGGTACTTCAGCATGGGGTAAACCCATAGACAGTGGTCCCAGCTGGGGGGAACCCATTGCTGTGGCATCCAACACATCCACGTGGGGCTCCAGCTCTGTTGGTCCACAAGCGTTAAGCAAATCTG GGCCAAAATCTATGCAAGATGGCTGGTGTGGTGAAGATATGCCATTGCCTGGAAATCGCCCCACTggctgggaagaggaagaggatgtggagaTTGGAATGTGGAATAGTAATTCTTCTCAAGAGCTTAACTCATCTTTAAATTGGCCACCATATACAAAGAAAATGTCATCGAAG GGTCTGAGTggcaaaaaaaggagaagggaaagg ggaATGATGAAGGgtggaaacaaacaagaagaagcATGGATAAATCCATTTGTTAAACAGTTTTCAAATATCAGTTTTTCG AGAGACTCACCAGAAGAAAATGTGCAGAGCAATAAGATGGACCTTCCTGGAG GAATGTTACAAGACAAACGAATGGACATAGATAAACATAGCCTAAATATTGGTGATTACAATCGAACGGTCGGGAAAGGCCCTGGTTCTCGGCCTCAGATTTCCAAAGAGTCTTCCATGGAGCGCAGTCCTTATTTTGATAAg AATGGCAATCCCAGTATGTTTGGTGTTGGAAACACAGCAGCACAACCCCGGGGCCTGCAGCAGCCTCCAGCACAGCCTCTCAGTTCATCGCAGCCTAATCTCCGTGCTCAAGTGcctcctccattactctcccctcaG GTTCCAGTTTCGTTGCTGAAGTATGCACCAAACAACGGTGGCCTGAATCCGCTCTTTGGCCCTCAACAGGTAGCCGTGCTGAACCAGCTATCCCAACTAAACCAGCTTTCTCAGATCTCCCAGTTACAG CGGTTGTTAGCACAGCAGCAAAGGACGCAGAGTCAGAGAAGCGTGCCTTCTGGGAACCGGCAGCAGCAAGACCAGCAG gGTCGGCCTCTTAGTGTACAGCAGCAGATGATGCAACAGTCTCGTCAACTTGATCCAAACCTGTTGGTGAAGCAGCAGACACCGCCATCTCAACAACAGTCACTCCATCAGCCAGCCATGAAATCTTTCCTTGAAAATGTCATGCCCCACCCTACACCTGAGCTGCAAAAAGGGCCATCACCAATAAATTCTTTCAGCAACTTTCCTATAG gcttGAACTCAAACTTGAATGTAAATATGGATATGAACAGTATTAAAGAGCCACAGTCAAGACTAAGGAAGTGGACTACAGTGGACAGCATTTCTGTGAATACATCTTTGGATCAAAACTCCAGCAAACATG GTGCTATTTCAAGTGGTTTTAGGCTGGAAGAGTCTCCATTTGTTCCCTATGACTTCATGAACAGCAGTACTTCACCAGCCAGTCCTCCAGGTTCAGTGGGAGATGGCTGGCCACGTGCCAAATCGCCCAATGGCTCTAGCAGTGTTAATTGGCCACCAG AATTTCGCCCTGGTGAACCATGGAAAGGTTATCCAAACATTGACCCTGAAACTGACCCTTACGTCACTCCTGGCAGTGTCATAAACAATCTTTCAATTAATACTGTGCGGGAAGTTGACCACCTCAGGGACAGGAACAGTG GGTCATCCTCATCCTTGAACACCACGCTGCCTTCAACTAGTGCCTGGTCATCCATTCGTGCCTCCAACTACAACGTTCCCCTCAGCAGTACAGCACAAAGCACTTCAG CCAGAAATAGTGATTCCAAATTGACGTGGTCTCCGGGTTCAGTCACAAACACCTCTCTGGCCCATGAGCTGTGGAAGGTCCCTTTGCCACCTAAAAACATCACTGCTCCGTCCCGCCCACCCCCGGGGCTCACTGGTCAGAAGCCACCCTTGTCTACGTGGGATAATTCTCCCCTTCGTGTAGGTGGAGGATGGGGAAATTCTGATGCCAGGTATACCCCAG gGTCCAGCTGGGGTGAGAGCAGCTCAGGGAGAATAACAAATTGGCTTGTTCTAAAAAACCTTACACCTCAG ATTGATGGCTCAACTCTGCGCACCCTGTGCATGCAGCATGGCCCACTGATAACATTCCACCTGAACCTCCCACATGGAAATGCTTTGGTCCGTTACAGTTCAAAAGAAGAGGTAGTGAAGGCACAGAAGTCTCTGCACAT GTGTGTATTGGGGAACACTACTATTCTCGCTGAGTTTGCCAGTGAAGAGGAGATCAGTCGTTTCTTTGCACAAAGTCAGTCTCTGACCCCTTCTCCCGGCTGGCAGTCCCTTGGGTCTAGCCAGAGCCGGCTGGGCTCCCTCGACTGTTCCCACTCGTTCTCCAGCCGGACTGATCTCAATCACTGGAATGGTGCTGGGCTGGCGGGAACTAACTGTGGAGACCTTCATGGCACTTCCCTGTGGGGGACCCCACACTATTCCACAAGCCTGTGGGGTCCTCCAAGCAGCAGTGACCCCCGTGGAATGAGCAGCCCATCCCCCAttaatgcttttctttctgttgaccacctgggtggggctggagagtCCATGTGA